Below is a window of Shinella sp. PSBB067 DNA.
GCCGAGTAGTGCTGGAGGCCGTTGCACGAGCCGTCCATTGCAATCGGGAGCCGGGAAACGAACGGGGTCTCCCGCTGGAGGGGCCACCCCATTTCCAGATACTCGAAGGCCCACGCGAGGAAGCAGAACGGGCTATCCGCTTCGGTCCACCAAAGGTCGTCTAGTGGGGCCTTTGCGCACGAGAGGATGCGTTCCCGATTTTCTGCGGTCCAAGCCACTCGCTCATCGAAGGAAACCTTATCAACGCCGAAGCAGTTGGCTCCGTGGATGAGAAACCACCGGAGTTGTTCCGGGCGGGTGATGGGATCGCCGGAGGAGAACTGGAGCAGTCCTTTCGAGAGGTCCGTTCCCTGCGGGTTAAGGCCAGAGGCAACAGCATAAATGCGCCCCCGGAAATCAAGCTGATATGGGAAGTAGATGGCGTCATAGTTTGAGAACTCCGAGGCGACCGCGAGGGTCTTGAAGGCTTGGACCCTCCGGCTCTTGAGGGACGTGTTGGTTTCGTAGGTGATCGCCGCCAGCCGCCGCCACGCCTTCCGAGCCTCCTCGTTGGTGTCAATGTCGGTAGGCTTGGTGGGCAACGGAAGCACGTCGGCGGGAAGACCGGCCACGCCAGCCCCGCCACGCATCAAGTGATCGGCCACTTCGAGAACCTTCTGGTTCACCGACCACGGCGTCCGCTGGATCGCATTGACCGCCTTGTAGACGAGCGAGAGGTCGGCCTTCTTGAGCAGCCGCATGTGCTTCTTCGAGCGGGTCTTCACGAGGCGCAGCGGATACGCGAAGGCGTCCGAGTGGTATCCGCCCCCGGTGAGCCCATCCCAGTCCTTCGGCGGCACGATGCACGGCAGGTACTCGGGGAACATGATTTCCGACTGGAGGTTCAACTGGTCGAGCCACGTCTTGAACCTGTCGGTGATCGAGACCATGGCGATGGGTCGCCGCTTGATCTTGAGCGTTTCGATTTCGATCAGGCCGGTAGCGACGGCGACGATCTCGATCAGCTTGATCCCGACGATCACCTTGTCGCTGGTGGACCACGGGGTCCAGCCGTCCTGCCCTTGGGCGCAGATTGCCATGAGGGCGCGGCGGCGGTGATCCGCGTGACCGGTCCTGCTTTCGAGGAGCCGCTGTGCGTTCTTCACCCCGACCGGGTTCTTCTTCTCGTAGGAGTGCAGCCGCTGTTCGGTTTCGATGAATGCCCCGACGCGGTTGGCTAGGACGGTCAACTCCCGGTCCCGCACGATGCCGTCGAGGACCAGCTTGAGGGTGATGTAGGCGACGGACACGGCGTCCAGCCCGTCGATTGCCTTGACCGCCGAGTGGCGGCGACCGGCCTTCCCGGCAAGGGCCTCCTCACGGAACTGCTCGATGGCGGCGGCGACCGGCTCAATGGCCGCGTCCAGTGCGGTCTTGACGCTGCGGCTGTCGGAGGCCGCGCCGTGCTGGAGGTTGTCCTGATAGGCATCCCGGTACTTGTCCACCCCGAGGGAAGCCATTCGTTCTTCCAAGCGAAGCTGCTCGGCCATGAGGTCGGTCATTCAATTTCTCCTAGCTGGTCACAGGATTGGTCACAGGCGGGCACGATCCGTGCCCAAATCCACTGGGCACAGAAATTCCGTGCCGATAATGGGACGATCTGGTCAAATGAAAAAACGGCCCGGACGCGGGCGAATAATTCTTGGAAATTCAGGAAGTTGGGGAGGTTTTGGGAGCGATAGTTTCGCTAATGGGACGGTAAACTGGGGATTTTAAGTCTCTTGCGTCTACCAGTTTCGCCACGCCCGCTTCCGCCTGTGCGTAGCCGAGGCGGCCGGACGGATCAAGGGGTGGCCTGGGGCGGCGGCGAAATCTGCCTCGATCACGCCGCCGGAGGACGGGCCGGTCAACCGAAAATGGCGTTCGCGACGAGGTAGAACAGCGCCGAGATCGCCGCTGCCGAGGGCAGGGTGATGATCCATGCCCAGACGATGTTGCCGGCAATGCCCCAGCGGACGGCCGAGACGCGGCGCGCGGCGCCGACGCCGATGATGGCGCCGGTGATCGTGTGGGTGGTCGAGACCGGGATGCCGAGCCAGGTGGCGCCGAAGAGCGTGATCGCCCCGCCGGTCTCGGCGCAGAACCCCTGCATCGGGTTGAGGCGCGTGATCTTCGAGCCCATCGTGTGCACGATGCGCCAGCCGCCCATCAGCGTGCCGAGCGCCATGGCCGCCTGGCAGGTGATGACCACCCAGAAGGGCACGTAGAACTCGCCGCCGAGATAGCCCTGCGAATAGAGCAGGACGGCGATGATGCCCATGGTCTTCTGCGCGTCGTTGCCGCCGTGGCCGAGCGAATAGAGCGAGGCCGAGATGAACTGCATGATGCGGAAGGTGCGGTCGACGGCGAACGGCGTCTGGCGCACGAAGGTCCACGAGACGATGAGCACGAGGACCAGCGCCAGGAAGAAGCCGAAGGCCGGCGACAGGAAGATGGCGCTCGCGGTCTTGAGCAGACCGCTCCAGACGACGGCGTCGAAGCCCGTCTTGGCAAGGCCGGCCCCAACGAGGCCGCCGATGAGGGCGTGCGAGGAGCTCGACGGGATGCCGAAGATCCAGGTGACGACGTTCCAGATGATCGCGCCCATCAGCGCCGCGAAGATGACGAGCGGGCTGACGATGGCGGGATCGATGATGCCCTTGCCGAGCGTCTCGGCGACATGCAGGCCGAAGAACAGGAAGGCGATGAAGTTGAAGAAGGCCGCCCACATCACCGCATATTGCGGGCGCAGCACGCGCGTGGAAACGATGGTGGCGATGGAGTTGGCCGCGTCGTGCAGGCCGTTCAGGAAGTCGAAGATAAGCGCGATGCCGACGAGGCCGACCAGCAGCGGAAGGGCGAGTGTGGCCTCCATCAGACGTTCTCGATCACGATACCGCTGATTTCGTTCGCCACGTCCTCGAAGCGGTCGACGACCTTTTCCAGTTCGCCGTAGATCTCGCTGCCGATGATA
It encodes the following:
- a CDS encoding DNA-directed RNA polymerase — translated: MTDLMAEQLRLEERMASLGVDKYRDAYQDNLQHGAASDSRSVKTALDAAIEPVAAAIEQFREEALAGKAGRRHSAVKAIDGLDAVSVAYITLKLVLDGIVRDRELTVLANRVGAFIETEQRLHSYEKKNPVGVKNAQRLLESRTGHADHRRRALMAICAQGQDGWTPWSTSDKVIVGIKLIEIVAVATGLIEIETLKIKRRPIAMVSITDRFKTWLDQLNLQSEIMFPEYLPCIVPPKDWDGLTGGGYHSDAFAYPLRLVKTRSKKHMRLLKKADLSLVYKAVNAIQRTPWSVNQKVLEVADHLMRGGAGVAGLPADVLPLPTKPTDIDTNEEARKAWRRLAAITYETNTSLKSRRVQAFKTLAVASEFSNYDAIYFPYQLDFRGRIYAVASGLNPQGTDLSKGLLQFSSGDPITRPEQLRWFLIHGANCFGVDKVSFDERVAWTAENRERILSCAKAPLDDLWWTEADSPFCFLAWAFEYLEMGWPLQRETPFVSRLPIAMDGSCNGLQHYSAMLQDPVAGRAVNLVPSDKPQDIYGVVADWVMGELKRITRDGTEEEQKWAFAWRHVGIDRKITKRPVMVLPYGGTLNSCQKYVADAVMDKGNLPFSDEEKSQAINWLASIVWKGIGETVVSARLAMGWLRKVAGTVVKEGEPLHWTTPSGFPVFQFYPEMKQKRLNTLLFGERFAPRVSEELPDQIDARRQVNGVAPNFVHSLDASALVLTVCAAVDKGINKFAMIHDSYGTTAHHSAILPYLDTCNSVSDDGKFLVIDPRGEISARNTNGLSDELYRCDDCEEPTHEDDRTYVDTVDRHVCSSCLNDGYFFCEEMNDYYPDDRQVETDCGTSLSDRGAERGNWFYCEETERWYDGSRHESVELSDGRTVSADWAEEHCYWCEYAEAWSDDEDARKELSDGTFVDSGNLPCIASYVDAWLEERGVTMLGRFDNDNQAELALAA
- a CDS encoding inorganic phosphate transporter codes for the protein MEATLALPLLVGLVGIALIFDFLNGLHDAANSIATIVSTRVLRPQYAVMWAAFFNFIAFLFFGLHVAETLGKGIIDPAIVSPLVIFAALMGAIIWNVVTWIFGIPSSSSHALIGGLVGAGLAKTGFDAVVWSGLLKTASAIFLSPAFGFFLALVLVLIVSWTFVRQTPFAVDRTFRIMQFISASLYSLGHGGNDAQKTMGIIAVLLYSQGYLGGEFYVPFWVVITCQAAMALGTLMGGWRIVHTMGSKITRLNPMQGFCAETGGAITLFGATWLGIPVSTTHTITGAIIGVGAARRVSAVRWGIAGNIVWAWIITLPSAAAISALFYLVANAIFG